In the Streptomyces formicae genome, one interval contains:
- a CDS encoding single-stranded DNA-binding protein, translating into MSAGETPLTVVGNLTDDPELRFTPSGAAMVKFTVASTPRTFDKATNQWRDGTAMFLRCTAWRDLAEHIGDSLTKGMRVIVTGRLRQHNWQTPENENRSMLGLEVDEIGPSLRFATAKVERIRSGAPNASSPAADPWNTGTPATSGWGTPGTAAAGAAADAKYSDEPPF; encoded by the coding sequence ATGTCCGCAGGAGAGACCCCCCTGACCGTCGTCGGAAACCTCACCGACGACCCCGAACTCCGCTTTACCCCCAGCGGCGCGGCCATGGTCAAGTTCACCGTGGCCTCCACCCCGCGCACCTTCGACAAGGCCACCAACCAGTGGCGCGACGGGACCGCGATGTTCCTGCGCTGCACCGCCTGGCGCGACCTGGCCGAGCACATCGGCGACAGCCTCACCAAGGGGATGCGCGTCATCGTCACCGGCCGTCTGCGCCAGCACAACTGGCAGACCCCCGAGAACGAGAACCGCTCGATGCTCGGCCTCGAAGTCGACGAGATCGGGCCCTCACTGCGCTTCGCCACCGCCAAGGTCGAACGCATCCGCAGCGGCGCCCCCAACGCGTCCTCCCCGGCCGCCGACCCCTGGAACACCGGCACACCGGCCACCAGCGGATGGGGCACACCTGGCACGGCCGCGGCGGGCGCCGCTGCGGATGCGAAGTACAGCGACGAACCGCCGTTCTAG
- a CDS encoding DNA primase codes for MTHSTPTRRDRSQPQPTQPLAVALALASRGVPVLPLRVGKAPFNNCPACAKNACGGRPNMKQAGPCTCPHPCHAWAAATTNPDVLTSTAWATAWRQAAAVAYHPAGVRLTVVDLDHADAITWAHAHLPPTRTVPTTRGQHWIYVGTMPTAHGVRPGVDIKSRMAYARWLGPGTGRMAPLPDAVRALAVRQEANPLRAGLASSPSTRAAWDRSVATGCRHTDSYVRTGLENGLALISAHTESGAGSQTFQVARFTAAQHGQCPGPCGLNALGEEMVAAAVAVGVPEPYARRAVTNGMGLAPRSEA; via the coding sequence ATGACCCACTCCACCCCGACCCGGCGAGACCGTAGCCAGCCACAGCCGACCCAGCCCCTCGCCGTCGCTCTGGCGCTCGCCTCCCGGGGCGTTCCCGTCCTGCCGCTGCGCGTGGGCAAGGCCCCCTTCAACAACTGCCCCGCCTGCGCCAAGAACGCGTGCGGCGGCCGCCCGAACATGAAGCAAGCCGGACCCTGCACCTGCCCGCACCCCTGCCACGCCTGGGCCGCCGCGACCACCAACCCCGACGTCCTCACGTCCACGGCGTGGGCGACCGCGTGGCGCCAGGCCGCCGCCGTCGCCTACCACCCGGCCGGCGTCCGCCTCACCGTCGTCGACCTCGACCACGCCGACGCGATCACCTGGGCGCACGCGCATCTGCCGCCTACCCGCACCGTGCCCACCACCCGGGGGCAGCACTGGATCTATGTGGGCACCATGCCCACCGCCCACGGGGTGCGGCCCGGCGTCGACATCAAGTCCCGCATGGCCTACGCCCGCTGGCTCGGCCCCGGCACCGGCCGCATGGCCCCCCTGCCCGACGCGGTGCGGGCCCTGGCCGTACGACAAGAGGCCAACCCGCTGCGCGCGGGCTTGGCCTCTTCCCCCAGCACCCGGGCCGCCTGGGACCGATCGGTGGCCACCGGATGCCGCCACACCGACAGCTACGTCCGCACCGGCCTGGAAAACGGACTCGCCCTGATCAGCGCGCACACCGAATCCGGCGCCGGATCGCAAACGTTCCAAGTCGCCCGCTTCACCGCCGCGCAGCACGGCCAATGCCCCGGCCCGTGCGGCCTGAACGCCCTGGGCGAGGAGATGGTGGCCGCCGCCGTCGCGGTCGGCGTACCCGAGCCCTATGCACGCCGCGCCGTCACCAACGGCATGGGCCTCGCCCCTCGGAGCGAGGCATGA
- a CDS encoding YfjI family protein, with translation MNTRPGDTDLWVGQNPPDEPAPAEPVWEEPIPLTARRELPAFPAHVFPGWLRQFVTAVAQETQTPVDLAGSVALSVLATASGGRAVVHVRGNWREPTNLYVVCALPPANRKSAVFTLLTDPLYEAEERLKSAMAPAIVEAALTARLAKEAADKAAAKAVNAEGGKREELVSEAIGLAQTAESVSVPVEPLLLADDSTSETVTSLIAEQGGRLAVMSAEGGIFDIIAGRYSGAPNMEVFLKGHAGDRLRVNRQTRREYIDHPALTIGLAVQPDVLRDIAKVKGFDGRGLLARFLYSLPTSLVGQREVITEPIPAEAVATYERNIVALTLFLAEWTDPAVIQLSPEADQALIAYQQQVEPQLAARGGALGHIANWAGKVAGAVARMAALLHLAEHLDTGHTKPVPEATMRDAITLGKYFTAHALAVFDVMGADPTVGRARAVLEALRSEGWEDVSRRDLFTKLSRSEFPNVADLEPATALLEEHGYLRSYQPQRTGTRGRPPAPRYRIHPTLREAAV, from the coding sequence ATGAACACCCGGCCTGGGGACACCGATCTGTGGGTCGGGCAGAATCCCCCCGACGAACCGGCGCCCGCCGAGCCCGTGTGGGAGGAGCCGATCCCGCTCACCGCCCGGCGCGAGCTTCCAGCTTTCCCCGCGCACGTTTTCCCCGGCTGGCTGCGGCAGTTCGTGACAGCGGTCGCGCAGGAGACCCAGACGCCCGTCGATCTCGCGGGCTCCGTCGCACTGTCGGTGCTTGCCACCGCATCCGGCGGTCGTGCGGTCGTCCACGTGCGAGGCAACTGGCGCGAGCCCACCAACCTCTACGTGGTGTGCGCGCTGCCACCGGCCAACCGCAAGTCCGCAGTCTTCACCCTGCTGACCGACCCGCTCTATGAGGCGGAAGAGCGGCTCAAGTCCGCCATGGCCCCCGCCATCGTGGAAGCGGCCCTGACCGCGCGGCTGGCCAAGGAGGCAGCCGACAAGGCTGCCGCCAAGGCCGTCAATGCCGAAGGTGGCAAGCGCGAGGAACTGGTGTCTGAGGCCATCGGGCTCGCGCAGACCGCCGAATCGGTGTCCGTGCCCGTCGAACCGCTGCTCTTGGCCGACGATTCCACCTCTGAGACGGTCACCTCGCTCATCGCGGAGCAGGGCGGGCGCTTGGCGGTGATGTCGGCTGAAGGCGGGATCTTCGACATCATTGCCGGGCGCTACTCCGGCGCCCCCAACATGGAGGTCTTCCTTAAAGGCCATGCCGGAGACCGACTTCGGGTCAACCGGCAGACTCGCCGCGAGTACATCGACCACCCCGCGCTCACCATCGGCCTGGCCGTACAGCCCGACGTGCTGCGCGACATCGCCAAGGTCAAGGGATTCGACGGGCGCGGCCTTTTGGCCCGCTTCCTGTACTCGCTGCCCACTTCCCTGGTGGGACAGCGGGAGGTCATCACCGAGCCGATCCCGGCCGAAGCGGTCGCTACCTACGAGCGCAACATCGTCGCGCTCACGCTGTTTCTGGCGGAATGGACCGACCCGGCCGTCATCCAGTTGAGCCCAGAGGCAGACCAAGCACTGATCGCCTATCAGCAGCAAGTGGAGCCGCAACTTGCCGCCCGCGGCGGCGCTTTGGGGCACATCGCCAACTGGGCTGGCAAGGTCGCCGGAGCGGTTGCCCGGATGGCCGCGCTCCTGCACCTTGCCGAACACCTCGACACCGGCCACACCAAGCCGGTTCCCGAAGCCACCATGCGCGATGCGATCACGTTAGGGAAGTACTTCACCGCCCACGCGCTCGCCGTCTTCGACGTCATGGGCGCCGACCCGACCGTGGGCCGCGCCCGCGCCGTCCTTGAGGCGCTGCGCTCGGAGGGCTGGGAGGACGTCAGCCGCCGGGACCTGTTCACCAAGCTGTCCCGCAGCGAGTTCCCCAACGTCGCCGATCTCGAACCGGCCACCGCGCTGCTCGAAGAGCACGGCTACCTCCGCAGCTACCAACCCCAACGCACCGGAACCCGAGGTCGACCGCCCGCACCCCGCTACCGCATCCACCCCACCCTGCGGGAAGCCGCCGTGTGA
- a CDS encoding helix-turn-helix domain-containing protein: MRKYLTTAEVAERYRTSPATVRYWRYAGTGPQCFIRRGRHVLYDAEALDKYDAAEIGGRCTA; this comes from the coding sequence ATGAGGAAGTACCTGACGACTGCGGAAGTCGCCGAGCGCTACCGGACGTCGCCCGCGACGGTCCGCTACTGGCGCTACGCCGGAACTGGCCCGCAGTGCTTCATCCGGCGCGGACGACATGTCCTGTACGACGCCGAAGCGCTCGACAAGTACGACGCAGCAGAGATCGGAGGCCGATGCACAGCATGA
- a CDS encoding tyrosine-type recombinase/integrase, which translates to MADVYDRWHLSRPSADGKPCEAHSTKTATVYPSAEHGVGKRWQVRYRDLSGKQCKENFEKRTAAESRAAKVKTELDGGTFVNRELGKQKFKAVAERWQETAVHRERTDTNVERALRLHIYPMFGNRQIGSIQRTDGRKWIKERSTVIAPSTFATPWNVCTSILKMAHQEGIIPKYPWEGLKPPEIFYPEIHPLHPDAAKALIVTASPRYRALVKQAAATGLRQGELFGLEDSEPAEAVTVKQQMIGPDKGVPYLGEPKTKQSYRTVPQGRSVIDEVARHREQFPPQVVSIEDRTNPRKPVWRRVRLLYTSATGQPIRRGSWSKVWARNIKRANAYLERSGSKVRVPEDTTLHDLRHFYASVLIKNGATPKQVQRRLGHAKPSITLNVYTHLWEADVDETADMMEAALN; encoded by the coding sequence ATGGCGGACGTGTATGACCGCTGGCACCTGTCCCGACCGTCAGCCGACGGCAAGCCGTGCGAAGCACACAGCACAAAAACGGCGACCGTGTACCCCAGCGCAGAGCATGGAGTCGGGAAGCGCTGGCAGGTGCGCTACCGAGATCTGTCCGGCAAGCAGTGCAAGGAGAACTTCGAGAAGAGGACGGCCGCGGAGTCCAGGGCCGCCAAGGTGAAGACCGAACTCGATGGCGGCACGTTCGTGAACCGCGAGCTTGGCAAGCAGAAGTTCAAGGCTGTCGCTGAGCGCTGGCAGGAGACGGCCGTACATCGTGAGCGGACCGACACGAACGTCGAACGGGCCCTACGACTACACATTTATCCGATGTTCGGCAACCGGCAGATCGGTAGCATCCAGCGCACTGACGGCCGGAAGTGGATCAAAGAGCGGTCCACGGTCATCGCCCCGTCGACCTTTGCGACGCCCTGGAATGTCTGCACGAGCATCCTGAAGATGGCCCACCAGGAAGGCATCATCCCGAAGTATCCCTGGGAAGGGCTGAAGCCTCCCGAAATCTTCTATCCGGAGATTCACCCACTCCACCCGGATGCCGCGAAGGCGCTGATCGTCACGGCGTCGCCCCGTTATCGGGCGCTGGTGAAGCAGGCCGCCGCCACGGGGCTTCGGCAAGGGGAGTTGTTCGGACTGGAAGACTCGGAGCCAGCCGAGGCGGTCACGGTGAAGCAGCAGATGATCGGTCCCGACAAGGGGGTGCCGTACCTCGGAGAGCCGAAGACCAAGCAGAGCTACAGGACAGTTCCGCAAGGGCGTTCTGTCATCGACGAGGTCGCGCGGCATCGCGAGCAATTCCCGCCACAGGTCGTAAGCATTGAGGATCGGACGAACCCGCGGAAACCCGTGTGGCGTCGTGTGCGGCTGCTCTACACCAGTGCGACGGGGCAGCCGATCCGACGCGGCAGTTGGTCGAAGGTGTGGGCGCGCAACATCAAGCGGGCAAACGCCTACCTGGAGAGGTCCGGCAGCAAGGTTCGCGTTCCCGAGGACACGACGCTGCACGACCTGCGGCACTTCTACGCGTCGGTGCTGATCAAGAACGGGGCGACGCCGAAGCAGGTCCAGAGGCGACTCGGTCACGCCAAGCCGTCGATCACGCTCAACGTCTACACCCATCTCTGGGAGGCAGACGTCGACGAGACGGCCGACATGATGGAGGCGGCTCTCAACTGA
- a CDS encoding vanadium-dependent haloperoxidase, whose translation MTSSGMSTDRLRPSRRTVLLGLAASAATSVVAAPTAWADPAPYEAVHYWSKIFEDTVKKVGGAPGPITRAVAIMHLSMYDAANSVTPIGRPYLAKQPLSGPTSLNAAIATAAYTVLRGLFPSVYFDGNYGFALSQDAASVPQADKDRGAVLGRAAAEALLKARADDGSNASATYTPDGVPGAWRPTGREAAATPQWGNVRPFGLTAPAQFRPPLPGGFTTYDALLRSTQYADQVNEVRVLGGHADTPVTQVTRTADQTQIAGFWANDLDGTYKPPMQLFQHTRIIARKYALNVTQNARLFALLGAALADAGIACWDAKYNTAIDLWRPVSAITLADTDANASTPHDPAWRPLSSYADGTSFTPPFPAYVSGHATFAGAWSRVLQTHFNTDAITFSATTTDTYEGGITRRFTTLSAAADENARSRVYLGVHYRWDSEQGLRLGDSVARHVTDTLL comes from the coding sequence ATGACGTCATCCGGCATGTCCACCGACCGGCTCAGACCGAGCCGACGGACGGTTCTGCTCGGCCTCGCGGCCTCCGCGGCCACGTCGGTGGTGGCGGCGCCCACGGCGTGGGCGGATCCGGCGCCGTACGAGGCGGTCCACTACTGGAGCAAGATCTTCGAGGACACCGTGAAGAAGGTGGGCGGCGCGCCGGGCCCGATCACCCGCGCCGTGGCCATCATGCACCTGTCGATGTACGACGCGGCGAACTCCGTCACCCCCATCGGCCGCCCCTACCTCGCCAAGCAGCCGCTCTCCGGGCCCACGTCGCTGAACGCGGCCATCGCCACCGCCGCGTACACGGTGCTGCGCGGCCTGTTCCCGTCCGTCTACTTCGACGGGAACTACGGCTTCGCGCTGTCCCAGGACGCCGCGTCCGTGCCGCAGGCCGACAAGGACCGAGGGGCGGTCCTGGGGCGGGCCGCCGCCGAGGCGCTGCTGAAGGCGCGCGCCGACGACGGTTCGAACGCCTCCGCCACGTACACGCCCGACGGCGTGCCGGGGGCCTGGCGGCCGACCGGGCGTGAGGCCGCCGCGACGCCCCAGTGGGGCAACGTACGGCCGTTCGGCCTGACCGCGCCCGCTCAGTTCCGCCCCCCTCTGCCCGGCGGCTTCACCACGTACGACGCCCTGCTGCGCAGCACGCAGTACGCGGACCAGGTCAACGAGGTGCGCGTGCTGGGCGGGCACGCCGACACCCCGGTCACCCAGGTGACCCGCACCGCCGACCAGACCCAGATCGCGGGCTTCTGGGCCAACGACCTGGACGGCACCTACAAGCCCCCGATGCAGCTGTTCCAGCACACGCGCATCATCGCCCGCAAGTACGCGCTGAACGTCACCCAGAACGCCCGGCTCTTCGCCCTGCTCGGCGCCGCGCTCGCCGACGCGGGCATCGCCTGCTGGGACGCGAAGTACAACACGGCCATCGACCTGTGGCGGCCGGTGTCCGCGATCACCCTCGCCGACACCGACGCCAACGCGTCGACCCCGCACGACCCGGCCTGGCGCCCGCTGTCCTCGTACGCCGACGGCACGAGCTTCACGCCGCCGTTCCCCGCGTACGTCTCCGGGCACGCCACGTTCGCGGGCGCGTGGTCACGCGTCCTGCAGACCCACTTCAACACCGACGCCATCACCTTCTCGGCGACGACGACGGACACTTACGAGGGCGGCATCACCCGCCGCTTCACCACCCTGTCCGCGGCGGCCGACGAGAACGCCCGCAGCCGCGTCTACCTGGGCGTCCACTACCGCTGGGACTCCGAACAGGGCCTGCGGCTGGGCGACTCGGTCGCCCGGCACGTCACGGACACGCTGCTGTAG
- a CDS encoding NAD(P)/FAD-dependent oxidoreductase produces MAGAGIAVVGASLGGLRAAEQLRAAGWRGTITLFGDEPHLPYNRPPLSKEVLAGEAPASGTQLRRRPSVEDVEWRLGTAVATADLTARTLTLADGRVHPYEGLVAATGVRPRRLPLPGGPPRHVVRTLEDSAALAAELVAGARVLVIGSGFIGCEVAATARTAGCEVTVVAPESEPMVLAIGEDLARALRHRHEARGVRFRMGHLATALTPRGAVLDDGTELDADVLVEAVGSLPNTEWLAATPGLDLTDGILCDAHLRIGGLPHAVAVGDVARFPNPRYGPLPRRVEHWSVPGDTARHAARTLLAALTDTSRDPAPCAPLPSFWSDQFTLRLQSFGQPALADRAELLSGDPESADGDLLYGYYLGERLIGVAALGGPAAAAAAARHRAELMTLPEPVV; encoded by the coding sequence ATGGCGGGGGCGGGCATCGCCGTCGTCGGGGCCTCACTCGGCGGTCTGCGCGCCGCCGAACAACTGCGTGCCGCGGGCTGGCGCGGCACCATCACGCTCTTCGGGGACGAGCCCCATCTGCCGTACAACAGGCCCCCGTTGTCGAAGGAGGTGCTCGCGGGCGAGGCGCCCGCTTCCGGCACCCAACTGCGTCGCCGCCCGAGCGTCGAGGACGTCGAGTGGCGACTGGGCACGGCCGTCGCGACAGCCGATCTCACCGCGCGAACACTCACGCTGGCCGACGGCCGTGTCCATCCGTACGAGGGTCTGGTGGCCGCGACGGGGGTGCGGCCACGCAGGCTCCCGCTGCCCGGGGGCCCGCCCCGGCACGTCGTCCGCACGCTGGAGGACTCGGCGGCCCTCGCCGCGGAGCTGGTGGCGGGCGCCCGGGTACTGGTGATCGGTTCCGGCTTCATCGGCTGCGAGGTGGCCGCGACCGCGCGCACGGCGGGCTGCGAGGTCACGGTCGTCGCCCCGGAGTCCGAGCCGATGGTCCTCGCGATCGGCGAGGACCTCGCACGGGCGCTGCGCCACCGCCACGAGGCACGCGGCGTGCGCTTCCGGATGGGCCACCTGGCCACCGCGCTGACGCCCCGGGGCGCGGTGCTCGACGACGGCACGGAACTCGACGCCGACGTGCTCGTCGAAGCGGTCGGCTCCCTGCCCAACACCGAATGGCTCGCGGCGACCCCCGGACTCGACCTCACCGACGGCATCCTCTGCGACGCCCACCTGCGCATCGGCGGCCTCCCGCACGCGGTGGCCGTCGGCGACGTCGCCCGCTTCCCCAACCCGCGCTACGGCCCGCTCCCGCGCCGCGTCGAACACTGGTCGGTCCCCGGCGACACCGCACGCCACGCGGCCCGCACCCTCCTCGCGGCCCTCACCGACACCTCGCGCGACCCGGCCCCCTGCGCCCCGCTCCCGTCCTTCTGGAGCGACCAGTTCACCCTCCGCCTCCAGTCCTTCGGCCAGCCCGCACTCGCCGACCGCGCCGAACTCCTCTCAGGAGACCCGGAGTCGGCGGACGGCGACCTGCTCTACGGCTACTACCTGGGCGAGCGGCTCATCGGAGTGGCGGCGCTCGGCGGCCCGGCAGCGGCGGCGGCAGCGGCCCGCCACCGCGCGGAACTGATGACCCTGCCCGAGCCGGTGGTCTGA
- a CDS encoding ferredoxin: MVKVTVDMDVCQNHGQCVFAAPDIFRIDEDGRLAYVASPDAALRDDAEDAADVCPLQAIRVEG; encoded by the coding sequence ATGGTCAAGGTCACCGTCGACATGGATGTCTGCCAGAACCACGGGCAGTGCGTCTTCGCCGCGCCGGACATCTTCCGGATCGACGAGGACGGCCGCCTCGCGTACGTGGCGTCGCCCGACGCCGCGCTGCGCGACGACGCGGAGGACGCCGCCGACGTCTGCCCGTTGCAGGCCATCCGGGTCGAGGGCTGA
- a CDS encoding fumarylacetoacetate hydrolase family protein has translation MTSRATTIEYRRVLLDGAAVQVVREGDELIAPDGRTVKASEAHHLPPVTPSKVIAVHLNHRSRVAEFGVTLPPAPTYFHKPVSALNSHGGAVVRPEGCKYLNYEGEIGIVIGRTCRNVAPAQAGSYIAGFTVANDYGLHDFRDTDAGSMLRVKGSDTLCPLGPGLVTGWDFHGKYLRTYVNGELVQDGSTDEMEWDMHYLVADIARTITLEPGDVLLSGTPAGSRPVRPGDTVEVEAEGLGRLTNHIVTGPTAIRTDVGAQPTESEEVRSTALGGDWELRGVRAPRR, from the coding sequence ATGACCTCCCGAGCCACCACCATCGAGTACCGCCGCGTCCTGCTCGACGGGGCCGCCGTCCAGGTCGTGCGCGAGGGCGACGAGCTGATCGCCCCCGACGGCCGAACGGTCAAGGCGTCCGAGGCGCACCACCTGCCGCCCGTCACCCCCTCCAAGGTGATCGCCGTCCACCTCAACCACCGCAGCAGGGTCGCCGAGTTCGGGGTGACGCTGCCGCCCGCGCCCACCTACTTCCACAAGCCGGTCTCCGCGCTCAACAGCCACGGCGGCGCCGTCGTGCGCCCCGAGGGCTGCAAGTACCTCAACTACGAGGGCGAGATCGGCATCGTCATCGGCCGCACCTGCCGCAACGTCGCCCCTGCGCAGGCGGGTTCGTACATCGCGGGCTTCACCGTCGCCAACGACTACGGCCTGCACGACTTCCGCGACACCGACGCCGGTTCGATGCTCCGCGTCAAGGGCTCCGACACGCTCTGCCCGCTCGGCCCCGGCCTGGTCACCGGCTGGGACTTCCACGGCAAGTACCTGCGGACGTACGTCAACGGCGAGCTCGTGCAGGACGGTTCGACCGACGAGATGGAGTGGGACATGCACTACCTCGTCGCCGACATCGCCCGCACCATCACCCTGGAACCGGGCGACGTCCTGCTCTCCGGGACGCCCGCGGGGTCCCGCCCCGTCCGCCCCGGCGACACCGTCGAGGTCGAGGCCGAGGGCCTCGGCCGCCTCACCAACCACATCGTCACCGGCCCCACGGCCATCCGCACCGACGTCGGCGCCCAGCCCACCGAGTCCGAGGAGGTCCGCTCCACGGCCCTCGGCGGCGACTGGGAACTGAGAGGCGTCCGCGCACCGCGCCGCTAG
- a CDS encoding 3,4-dihydroxyphenylacetate 2,3-dioxygenase yields MGEIVGAGLLAHVPTIVLPEQTRKELNEGREISLVPGLRRLRAEVFEELDYDTVVVLDSHWATTVEFVVTSHRRRAGLFTSEELPRGMCRMPYDYPGDPELARSIADFADRHGTWITPIEDPFLPVYYATINLWKYLGDGLPDKKWISIGVCQTGDVEDHLRLGRALADGVAALPGRRVLLIASGALSHTFWPLRELRAHESSDPSHIRTPEARAADERRIAWFERGEHAQVLATMPEFLTHRPEARFGHYLMMIGALGEDRCTAPGRPYSAYENSVGTGQMHLWFDRPAEGWTGTSDPDPSEAAA; encoded by the coding sequence GTGGGTGAGATCGTCGGGGCGGGCCTCCTCGCCCACGTGCCGACCATCGTGCTGCCCGAGCAGACCCGCAAGGAACTCAACGAGGGCCGCGAGATCAGCCTCGTCCCAGGGCTGCGCAGGCTGCGTGCCGAGGTCTTCGAGGAGCTCGACTACGACACCGTGGTCGTCCTCGACTCGCACTGGGCCACCACCGTCGAGTTCGTGGTCACCTCGCACCGGCGCCGCGCCGGACTCTTCACCTCCGAGGAGCTGCCGCGCGGCATGTGCCGGATGCCGTACGACTACCCGGGCGATCCCGAACTCGCCCGCAGCATCGCCGACTTCGCCGACCGGCACGGCACCTGGATCACCCCGATCGAGGATCCCTTCCTGCCCGTGTACTACGCCACCATCAATCTGTGGAAGTACCTGGGCGACGGCCTCCCCGACAAGAAGTGGATCTCGATCGGGGTCTGTCAGACCGGCGATGTGGAGGACCACCTGCGCCTCGGCCGCGCGCTCGCCGACGGCGTCGCGGCGCTCCCGGGCCGCCGGGTCCTCCTCATCGCGTCCGGAGCGCTCTCCCACACGTTCTGGCCGCTGCGCGAACTGCGCGCGCACGAGTCCAGCGACCCGTCCCACATCCGCACCCCCGAGGCCCGCGCCGCCGACGAGCGCCGCATCGCGTGGTTCGAGCGCGGCGAGCACGCCCAAGTCCTCGCCACCATGCCGGAGTTCCTCACCCACAGGCCCGAGGCGCGCTTCGGCCACTACCTGATGATGATCGGCGCGCTCGGCGAGGACCGCTGCACCGCGCCCGGCCGCCCCTACAGCGCCTACGAGAACTCGGTCGGCACGGGCCAGATGCACCTGTGGTTCGACCGCCCCGCCGAGGGCTGGACCGGCACCTCGGACCCCGACCCGAGTGAGGCCGCCGCATGA
- a CDS encoding aldehyde dehydrogenase, which translates to MAPPELPDTATVAGVPVDTRHWIGGTRVASVRDATDSATAATFTDHSPIDGAPLAEIARGGPGEARAAVAAALEAFPGWAATPPAERARSLHAVADGVEARADELARVETADNGALLRSHRRGVMPRVAHNLRYFADRLLALGHDDFDTRGHTNHVSWDPAGPAVLITPWNAPLMLASWKIAPALAAGNTVILKPAEWTPLTASLFADITHDAGLPPGVFNVVQGYGPEAGAPLVADPRVRRVSFTGSVPTARRIAAAAAENLVPCSFELGGKSPLLVFADADLERAADLAVEQYDNAGQVCLAATRILVEEPVRDAFLGLFMDRVAELRQGDPRDEATGIGPNIHPRHIDRVDGFVRRALEAGAKAVIGGGPNTELGGTYYLPTLLTDVAQDSEIVQEEVFGPVLTLQTFPEGDEDEAVRLANGTRFGLAATLATGDRARAERITARLVAGTVWVNCFFVRDLSAPFGGSRQSGVGREGGDWSFDFYCDLKNTVTAPGGWGEARRG; encoded by the coding sequence ATGGCTCCCCCCGAGCTCCCTGACACGGCGACCGTCGCCGGTGTCCCCGTCGACACCCGGCACTGGATCGGCGGCACCCGCGTCGCGTCGGTACGGGACGCCACGGATTCCGCGACCGCCGCCACCTTCACCGACCACTCGCCCATCGACGGCGCCCCGCTCGCCGAGATAGCGCGCGGCGGCCCCGGCGAGGCACGCGCCGCCGTGGCCGCCGCCCTCGAAGCGTTCCCCGGCTGGGCCGCGACGCCCCCCGCCGAGCGCGCCAGGTCGCTGCACGCCGTCGCCGACGGGGTCGAGGCCCGCGCCGACGAGCTCGCCCGCGTCGAGACCGCCGACAATGGCGCCCTGCTCCGCTCGCACCGCCGCGGCGTCATGCCCCGCGTCGCCCACAACCTGCGCTACTTCGCCGACCGCCTCCTCGCCCTCGGGCACGACGACTTCGACACGCGCGGGCACACGAACCACGTCAGCTGGGACCCGGCGGGCCCCGCCGTCCTCATCACCCCGTGGAACGCCCCGCTGATGCTGGCCAGTTGGAAGATCGCCCCGGCGCTCGCCGCGGGGAACACCGTGATCCTCAAGCCCGCCGAGTGGACCCCGCTGACCGCCTCGCTCTTCGCGGACATCACCCACGACGCGGGCCTGCCGCCCGGCGTCTTCAACGTCGTGCAGGGGTACGGTCCCGAGGCGGGCGCCCCTCTCGTCGCCGACCCCCGCGTACGCCGCGTCAGCTTCACCGGATCCGTGCCGACCGCGCGCCGCATCGCCGCGGCCGCCGCCGAGAACCTGGTGCCGTGCAGCTTCGAACTGGGCGGCAAGTCACCGCTGTTGGTCTTCGCCGACGCCGACCTGGAGCGCGCTGCTGACCTCGCCGTCGAGCAGTACGACAACGCGGGCCAGGTCTGCCTCGCGGCCACCCGCATCCTCGTCGAGGAGCCGGTGCGGGACGCCTTCCTCGGCCTGTTCATGGACCGGGTAGCGGAGTTGAGGCAGGGCGACCCGCGCGACGAGGCGACCGGCATCGGGCCCAACATCCATCCCCGGCACATCGACCGCGTCGACGGGTTCGTGCGCCGAGCCCTGGAAGCGGGCGCCAAGGCTGTCATAGGCGGCGGCCCCAACACCGAGCTGGGCGGTACCTACTACCTGCCGACCCTCCTCACCGACGTCGCCCAGGACTCCGAGATCGTCCAGGAGGAGGTCTTCGGTCCCGTCCTGACCCTCCAGACCTTCCCCGAGGGCGACGAGGACGAGGCCGTGCGCCTGGCCAACGGCACCCGCTTCGGCCTCGCCGCCACCCTCGCCACCGGCGACCGCGCCCGCGCCGAGCGGATCACCGCGCGCCTCGTCGCGGGCACGGTCTGGGTCAACTGCTTCTTCGTACGCGACCTTTCGGCACCCTTCGGCGGCTCGCGCCAGTCCGGCGTGGGACGCGAGGGCGGCGACTGGTCCTTCGACTTCTACTGCGATCTGAAGAACACCGTGACCGCACCAGGGGGATGGGGGGAGGCCCGCCGTGGGTGA